ATTATTAATTTTGTTAAAAGTTTTTGACCTATCCTTGGGGGATCGTATTAGATTAGTAATAAGGTATTTATTGGAGATTTAAGCAATTATGGATGTTAAACTATTATTATTAGTTTTGACTGGTTTATTTATCGTGGCAGCTCTGTTTTTCGGCACTAGAAATGGTTTTTATGATTCCGATAATTATGACGGGAATGGTTCTGCTCATTAATTTATGGCGGTTATGAGTCAACGGCAAGAATATTTTTCTTCCCCATCTTTTAATTTATCTTGCTACCCTTTTGCGGTGGGTCATGATACAGAAGGGGTGGCAATTATGTTGAATTTGGGGGAATACCGCATTTTATTGGATTGTGGTTTGGAGGATATAAAACCTCTTGTGGTTGATGAACCGCCTCATTGGGTATTTTGTACCCATGCCCACCGAGATCATGCTCGGGGTTTATTGTCTTTACATCAAATATATCCCCATTTACCAATTTATTCTAGTGAGGTGACCAAAAAACTTTTACCTCTCAATTGGTTGAAGGATGATGGTTCGATGATCGATCCTTTTTGTGATAGTATCCCTTGGCGATCGCCCTTACAATTAGAGGAAGATTTAAGTGTAGAATTGTACCCTGCAGGACATTTACCGGGGGCAGCGGCGATTTTATTTCGCTATAGTCATGGGGACAGGGTGTATAAAATCTTTTATACGGGGGATTTTTGCCTTTCTAATTTGCAGTTGGCTGAGGGTTTATCCCTTGATAATATGCGTGGTTTAAACCCCGATGTATTGATTATTGAGGGGACTTATGGCACCGCACGACACCCCCATCGTCGGCAACAGGAAAAGCATTTGATGACAAAAATTCGAGAGGCGATCGCCTCTAATATCAATGTTATTTTACCAGTGCCTACCTTTGGTTTGGGACAAGAATTATTAAAACTGTTGCGATCGCACCATCAATTTACTGGGGCAAATATTGATATATGGGTCGATGGTACCGTGGCGATCGCCTGTGATTTGTACTTAGAATTAATGGATTATTTTCCCGCCAATGTCCAGAACTTTGCCAAACATCAACCTCTTTTTTGGGATGAAAAAATAAAACCGAGAATGAGACGACTAACTCCAGACATTGATAGAAAAAAACTGGGAGAAAATACTTGTATTATTTTAACCGACCAACCAGAAAAAATTAAAGAATATTGCCAAAAAAAAGCCTATAAGTGGTTAATATTGATTCCCGAGCATTCAAAAATAAACAAAAGTAAAAAATTTAATCAAATTATTAATAAGTTAAAGCCAGAACAAGTAATAGTCGAACAATATCTTTTAGCC
The sequence above is a segment of the Cyanobacterium stanieri PCC 7202 genome. Coding sequences within it:
- a CDS encoding hypothetical protein (KEGG: cyh:Cyan8802_2890 hypothetical protein~SPTR: Putative uncharacterized protein) — translated: MDVKLLLLVLTGLFIVAALFFGTRNGFYDSDNYDGNGSAH
- a CDS encoding beta-lactamase domain protein (PFAM: Metallo-beta-lactamase superfamily~COGs: COG1236 exonuclease of the beta-lactamase fold involved in RNA processing~InterPro IPR001307~KEGG: cyc:PCC7424_1448 beta-lactamase domain protein~SPTR: Beta-lactamase domain protein), translated to MAVMSQRQEYFSSPSFNLSCYPFAVGHDTEGVAIMLNLGEYRILLDCGLEDIKPLVVDEPPHWVFCTHAHRDHARGLLSLHQIYPHLPIYSSEVTKKLLPLNWLKDDGSMIDPFCDSIPWRSPLQLEEDLSVELYPAGHLPGAAAILFRYSHGDRVYKIFYTGDFCLSNLQLAEGLSLDNMRGLNPDVLIIEGTYGTARHPHRRQQEKHLMTKIREAIASNINVILPVPTFGLGQELLKLLRSHHQFTGANIDIWVDGTVAIACDLYLELMDYFPANVQNFAKHQPLFWDEKIKPRMRRLTPDIDRKKLGENTCIILTDQPEKIKEYCQKKAYKWLILIPEHSKINKSKKFNQIINKLKPEQVIVEQYLLAEHSDGRNTTQLIHNLRPQHIIFVHGTPNYLADLTALEELQNRYQLHCPEVNIKVDLPIGEQFIQPKITPQQNYEGELNETGAYITITLPEQLNRDPRWQDFADTGLIEARWQGDELVLRGLSQRELLQQNSSIRRQINAESCYNCRHYEQNSCHNENSPLHGFEVPEDGFCPGFEED